The segment AACGCTATTTTACAGTTTTGCGGGCGCGGACTTGAGTAAAGTCGCCGATTCGATCACCACGGGGGTGACCGGCACGTTCTGGTGCGGACCCTTGTCGGCCACGGGCACGGCCTTGATCTTGTCGACCACGTCCATGCCACTGACGACTTTGCCGAATACCGTGTAGCCGAAACCGTCGCGGCCCGGATAGTCGAGCGCGCCATTGTCGTTGACGTTGATAAAAAATTGCGCGGTGGCCGAATGCGGGTCGCCCGTGCGCGCCATGGCGATGCTGTAGGTGACGTTTTGCAAGCCGTTTTGCGCTTCGTTCCTGATCGGCGCCTTGGTGGCTTTCTGCTTCATGTTCTTGTCGAAGCCGCCGCCCTGTATCATGAAGCCGTCGATGACGCGGTGAAACACGGTGCCCTTGTAATAACCGCTTTTGACATATTGCAAGAAATTGGCCACGCTTTTCGGGGCTTTTTCCTGGTCCAGTTCCAGCACGATCTCGCCCATGCTGGTTTTCAGGGCCACGTGGGGCGTGGGGTCGAGGGCGGTTGCCGGAGCGGCGGCCACGACCGCGCTACCCAGGGTCAGGCCGGCAAACAGGGTGCAGAAGCGGGCCAGGAAAGACAGGCGTTTCGATTTGGTTTCTTGCATGAAGGCGTCCTTGATCGTTGTTTTTCTCTAAACTTGCTTTAATTGTTAAGAAGTGAAAATTCGGTTGAACATCGTAAAAACCTGATTCATATCGGGCCAGTATGGTTTTTATCAATGTTATACTTGACCGCTAACGCCCTAATTCTAACAAACAAGAACAACAATACAGCGGGTCGTCCCGTCTCGGCGCACACGGCAGTTCTGTGGCGCGGCACCCCCGGTGTCCGCGCCTGTCTGTCGTTTTGCCAGGCTGGCGGCCGCTCCACTTGCAAAGTACGATGAGCAATCTAAAGATTTACAACACCCTGGCTCGCGAGAAGCAGGTATTCGTCCCGATGGAAGCTGGCAAGGTACGCATGTACGTCTGCGGCATGACCATCTACGATTATTGCCATATCGGCCATGCACGCATGATGATGGCCTTCGACGTCATCTACCGCTGGCTGAAAGCGTCCGGTTTCGACGTTACCTATGTGCGCAACATTACGGACATCGACGACAAGATCATCCGCCGCGCCGTGGAAAACGGCGAGACGATTTCCCAGCTGACGACGCGTTTCACCCGCTACATGGATGAGGACACGGCCGCGCTGGGCATCTTGACGCCCGACCACACGCCGCGCGCCACCGAATACGTGCCGCAGATGCTGCGCCTGATCGAGCAGCTGGAAGCGAAAGACCTCGCTTACCAGGGTGCGGACGGCGACGTGAACTATGCCGTGCGTAATTTCCCCCATTACGGCAAGCTGTCGGGCAAGTCGCTCGACGATCTGCGCGCGGGCGAACGTGTCGAC is part of the Janthinobacterium sp. 67 genome and harbors:
- a CDS encoding peptidylprolyl isomerase; the encoded protein is MQETKSKRLSFLARFCTLFAGLTLGSAVVAAAPATALDPTPHVALKTSMGEIVLELDQEKAPKSVANFLQYVKSGYYKGTVFHRVIDGFMIQGGGFDKNMKQKATKAPIRNEAQNGLQNVTYSIAMARTGDPHSATAQFFINVNDNGALDYPGRDGFGYTVFGKVVSGMDVVDKIKAVPVADKGPHQNVPVTPVVIESATLLKSAPAKL